The sequence below is a genomic window from Bradyrhizobium septentrionale.
CCAAGGCGTTTCACGTCGCGCAGGTCTTCCCGGCGGGATCGTAGCATCCCCACGACCGATATTTCGGAATATTGGAAATATGAAGCTGAGTTGCCCGACGTGTCAAGTTGCCCGGTCGGGCCACCGGCTACTTTGCATGGGGTTGTTTTCGATATTTTTTAGCAGCGCGCCCCTGCGACGGCCCGGGAGTGGCCATGCGGCGAAAGGCTGCTCCCGGCACGGCTTCCGCAGCCATGGCGGCCGGGCTAGCTTCGGCGGCAATGGGCCTGTTCAGGGCCTGCGCGGGGGGACGACGACATGATCATGGGATTGAGACGATGCTGGTGCCTGGCGGCCGCAGCCGCCGCCGTGCTCGTGGCGATATCCGAGACGGCACTTGCCCAGACCTACCCGACCCGCAACATCACGCTGGTGCTGCCGTTCGCGGCCGGCAGCGGCACCGACACCACGACGCGGCTGATTTCCAAGGAGCTCGGGGTTGCGCTTGGGGTCGGCATGGTGATCGACAACCGGGCCGGCGCCAACGGCTCGATCGCGGCGAACTATGTCGCCCGCTCCGCCCCCGACGGCTACACGCTATTCGTCACCACCAATACGACGCACTCGGCCAATCCGTATCTGCTGAAAACCATGAACTACGATCCGATCAAGGATTTCACGCCGATCGCGCGCACCGGCGACCTGCCCTTCATGCTGGTCATCCACCCTGACATCCCGGCGAATTCGGTCGCCGAGCTGATCGCGCTCGCCAAGAAGGAGCCGGGCAAATACACCTATGCCAGCGGCTCGTCGTCGGCGAGCGTCTCCGGCGCGACCTTCGCCCGCCTCGCCGGCATCGACCTGTTGCATGTGCCCTACAAGAGCTCGCCGCCGGCACTGACCGACGTCATCGCCGGCCGCATCTCGATGATGTTCATCGACGTCCCGACCGGGCTGCCGCACGTCAACGCCAAGGCGCTGAAGCCGCTCGCCGTCACCACCAAGCGGAAGTCGGCGCTGCTGCCGGACCTGCCCACGATGGACGACACCGTGAAGGGCTTCGATATCACCTCGTGGCAGGGCTATCTCGGCCCCGCCAACCTGCCGAAGGATGTCGTCGTCAAATTGAATGCGGAGATCCGCAAGATCGTCGAGCGGCCTGATATCAAGAACCAGCTCGCCGAGCGCGGCATGGAGGCATTCTCCGGCACGCCCGAGGAGTTCGAGGCGTTCCTCAAAGAGCAGCTGGTGCTGTGGGAGAAGCTGATCGCCGACGCCGGGATCGAGAAGCAGTAGGAGAACGTGAACGACGCCCGGTGAACACTTGTTCACCCCACGAAGTCGGCCAATTCCGTCATCCTGAGGAGCCTGCGCAGCAGGCGTCTCGAAGGATCGACGGCCCAGCTGGTGGCCGTGCATCCTTCGAGACGCGCGCAAGAGCGCGCTCCTCCAGCGACAAAGGCTTCGCCTTTGCGCGGGGATGACGGGAATACGGAATCGTAACCCGTTAGGTGGGGTGGCGTAGCATAAGCCACCCCACGCAATCGCGCTTACGCCGCACGGACCTTCTGCAGGAACTCGTCGACCGCGTTGCGCAGCATGCCGGACTGGGTGTCGAGCTCGCGCGCATTCGACAGCACGTCGCCCGCCGCGGTGCCGGTGGCGGCGGCTGCGGTGGTGACGCCGCCGATATGGGCGGAGATCTCGCTCGAGCCGGCCGCGACCTGCTGGATGTTGCGGGCGATTTCGCGCGTCGCGTCGCCCTGCTGGTCGATCGCGGTCGAGATCGAGGCCGTGATCTCGCTCATCTGCGCGATGGTCGCGGTGATGCCGCCGATCGAGGTCACCGCCTCGCCGGTCGAGGCCTGCATCGCGGCGACCTGCGCCGAGATCTCCTCGGTCGCCTTCGCGGTCTGGTTTGCCAGCGCCTTCACCTCGGAGGCGACCACCGCGAAACCGCGGCCGGATTCGCCGGCGCGCGCCGCCTCGATGGTGGCGTTGAGCGCGAGCAGATTGGTCTGGGCGGCGATCGAGTGGATCAGCTTGACCACCTCGCCGATCTTCTCGGCGCCGGTGGAGAGCGCCTGCACGGTGGCATTGGTGCGCTCGGCATCGGCCACCGCCTGGCTTGCGACCTCGCTGGAGCGCGCCACCTGGCGGGAGATCTCGGCAACCGAGCTGGAGAGCTCCTCGGCCGCGGCTGCGACAGTGCCGACATTGTTCGAGGCAGAGTCGGATGCCGCGCCGACGGTCGCGGCGCGCGCGCTGGCGTCGCTGGCGGTCGCGGTCATCGACTGCGCCGTGGTCTGCATGCCGGCGGCGGCGGAGGCCACCGTCCGGACGATGCCGTTGACGCTGCGCTCGAAATCGCTGGCAATGTTCTCCATCGCCGAGCGTCGCTCGGTGGTGGCGCGCGCCTGGGTCTCGGCCTCGGCCTGTTCGAGACCGCGGATACGAACCGCATTGTCCTTGAAGATCTGCACCGTCGCGGCCATGCCGCCGACCTCGTCGCCGCGGCCGACGCCGGGGATGTCGCCGTCGAGCTTGCCGTCGGCAATGTCGCGCATGCGGCTGCCGAGCAAATTGAGCGGCCGGGAGATGCTGCGGCCGATCAGCCAGGCGACCGAACCGGAAATGATGCCGATGCCGAGGATCGCAAGGCCGAGCAGCCACGCGATCGGCCGCATCTTGGCGTCGATATCCTCGAGATAGGCGCCGGTGCCGAGATACATATCGAAGCCAGGGACCGCGACGGCATAGCCGACCTTGCGGATCGGGGTCTCCTGGCCGGGCTTCACATATTCATAGAACAGCAGGATCTCGCCCTTCGACTTCACGCCGTCCATCAATTCCTGCGAGAGCTTGCGGCCGTTGGTCACGACGTCCATGCGGTTGGTTCCGACCTGCTTCGGATCTGGCGCCAGCACCGTGATGCCGTTGTAGTCGGTGCCGAACAGGTAACCGGCGCCGTTGTCATAGGTCATGGTGTTGGCGCGCTTGCCGAACTCGGCGAGTGCCGCCTCCTTGGTCATCTTGCCGGCATCGACATCCTTCTTCAGGCCCGCCGCCATGTTCTTCGCCATCTCGACCATCGCCTTGGCCTGGTCGATGCGCGCATTCGTCATCTCACGCTGCATCAGATTGATCGCGAGGATGCCGGCAGTGCACAGGCCGATCAGGGCCACCCCCACCAGAATGCCGAGCTTGGGGGTGATCTTCATGTTTGACAGCTTCACGGGGGTCTCCAGGAGGCGGGGAACGCGACGCGATTGGCGGATTGATTCAGTTCACCGTAATGTGAGACCCTTTACCCGATGGTTACGCGGGTTCCCCGTAGTAGCCCGGAGAATCGGGCCACGGACCAACCGGCAATTGTAGAGGGAACGGCGCAGCTCGCGTACAAGTATGGGAAAGCGGTGACGCAAGCCGCGCTCCAAGAAGCAACAAGGCAAAGAAGACAACAAACAAAGAAGCAAGATCAAGAACCGAACCAGCAAGAAGCAAGAACAGAAGACCTCACATCGGGAGCAGACAATGTCGAAATTCAGGGTGCTGACGCCGAAGGGCGCGAGCTTCACGGTCGCCGGCGGCGGCTACGATTACGAGCGCGAGGCGCTCGATCCGATCGGCGCCGAGATCGTGGAGGCGCCGGCCAACGAGGCCGAATTCATCGCCGCGGCACGGACCGCGGACGCGATCTACGCCAAGGGCATGCCGATCACCAAGGCAGTGATCGATGCGCTGGAGAACTGCAAGGTGATCACGCTCGGCAGCGTCGGCGTCGACTCGGTCGACGTCAAGGCCGCGACCGCGCGCGGCATCCCCGTCACCAACATCCCCGACACCTTCATCGAGGAGGTTGCCGACCACGCCATGATGCTGTTGCTCGCTGGCTTCCGCCGCCTGATCGAGCAGGACAAGATGGTGCGCAGCGGCCGCTGGCCCGAGGGCCGCCCGGCGCTGTTGAAGATTCCGCGGCTGATGGGCCAGACGCTGGGCTTCATCTCGTTCGGCCGGGTCGCCCGCGCCGTCGCCAAGCGCGCCGCGCCGTTCGGCCTCAGGATGATGGCCTACGATCCCTTCATCCAGGAAACGCTGATGTACGACCACGGCGTGATCCCCTCGACACTGTCGGAGGTGCTGTCGCAGTCGGATTTCGTCTCGATGCACGCCCCGGCGCGGCCCGAAGTGCACCACATGCTGACCGAGAAGCATTTTCGCCAGATGAAAAAATCGGCGATCTTCATCAATACCGGCCGCGGCGCCACCGTCGACGAGGAATCGCTGGTCAAGGCGCTGCAGGAGGGCTGGATCGCCCACGCCGCGCTCGACGTGCTCGAGAAGGAGCCACCGTCACACAACAATCCGATGCTCGGGATGGACAATGTTACCTTGACCGCCCATGTCGCCTCGGCATCGGCACGTTTTGACGAGGCGCGCAAGCGCCGGGTGGGCTACGAATTGTCACTAGTGCTCCAAGGCATGTGGCCGGTAAGCTGCGTCAACCCGTCGGTGCTGCAAAACACCGCGCTGCGCCGCTGGCAGCCCGTCAGCATGGATCGCGGTCCGAACAGCTAGGCGGGAATGCGTTCTTCGCACGAGGGCCCGTCTCGCTGACGAGACGGGCCCTTCGTGTGGCGGGCGCCAGAACCACAAGATTTTTGACCACAAGACCCTTCACCGGCGGCCAAACGCCGGGAAGACGCAATAACAACGAAACAAGAAGAAAGGGAGTGCGAACGACATGAAGTACGAGATCACGCGCCGCGACGCGCTGGCGCTGGGGGCGTCCGCAGCGGCACTGGCAGTCACTGGCGCTTCGGCGCAGGAAGCGTCAAAAGTCAAGGCTGCCGACGTGGCGGCGCCGTCGCTGCCGATCGAAAAGGGCGCGACCCTGCGCATGCTGCGGCCGGTGCGCTTCGTCCAGGCCGACGAGGACGTGTTCCGCGCCAATGCCAAGCGCTTCACCGACAAGACCGGCGTCGAGGTCAAGGTCGACTTCGTCGGCTGGGAAGACATCAACCAGCAGACCGCGGTGACCTCGAACTCCGGCGCCGGCCCCGACATCATCATCGGCTTCGGCGACGCGCCGCACATCTATATCGACAAGCTGATCGAGCTGACCGACGTCGCCGACTATCTCGACAAGCGCTATGGCGGATGGCTGACGCTGGCGCGCCGCTACGGCATGCGCTCGAAGTCGAAGAGCTGGGTCGGCCTGCCGTTTGGCGCCTCGGGCGGCCCGCTGGTCTACCGCAAGTCGCTGGTCAATGCGGCCGGCTTCGACAAGGTACCGGAAGACCATGCCGGCATCCTCGATCTCTGCAAGAAGCTGAAAGCGGCCGGCAAACCGGCCGGCTTTGCGCTCGGCAACGCGGTCGGCGACGGCAACGGCTTCGCCAACTGGCTGTTGTGGTCGCACAACGCCGCGCTGCTCGATGAGGAAGGCAATATCATCATCAACAGCAAGGAGACGATCGCCGCGCTGAAATATCTGAAGGAGCTCTATCCGAACTTCATCGCCGGCACGCCGTCCTGGAACGACGTCTCCAACAACCGCGCCTACTCGTCGCAGGAGATCGGCCTGACCGCCAACGGCGTCTCGCTGTACTTCTCGCTGAAGAACGATCCCGCGACCAAGGCGGTCGCCGAAGACACCCAGCATCAGTTCCTGCCCAAGGGGCTCGCACCGGTCTCCCCGATGTCGGGCCTGACGCTGAACGCGATGGCGTTCAAGCACAGCCCGTACCCCAACGCCGCGAAGGCGTTCCTGCAGTTCATGCTGGAGCACGAGCAGTACGAGCCGTGGCTCAACGCCAACTCCGGCTACTGGTCGCAGCCGCTGGCGGCCTATGCCGATGCAGCGGTGTGGTCGGGCGATCCCAAGGTCGCGATCTTCAAGGACACCATGAAGAGCCCCTATTACAACGGCTACAAGGGGCCGATCTCGACCGCGACCGGCGCCGTCAACGCCGACTATGTGCTGGTGCAGATGTGCGCCTCGGTGGCGACCGACGCTGCAACGCCGGAAGCCGCCGCCGCGGAAGCCGAGCAGCGCGCCAAGCGGTACTTCCGGCGGCAGGGCCGGTAACGGCGGTCATTGAACCGTAGATCTGGACCAACCGTCATTGCGAGCGAAGCGAAGCAATCCATAGCACCACCAGGGAATGGATTGCTTCGTCGCTTCGCTCCTCGCGATGACGGCAGCGGATGAGCCTTCAATGTCTGTAACGACGCTACCTTCACGCGGACACGCGTTGCACCAGCCGGGCTGGGTCGCACGCCTGTTCGACTACAAGCCGTTCCTGATCGTGATGTGCCTTGCGCCCGCGATCGGCCTGCTATTGGTGTTCCTCACCTATCCGCTGGGCCTCGGCATCTGGCTCGCCTTCACCGACACCACGATCGGCCAGCGCGGCGTCTATATCGGACTAGAGAATTTCCAGTACCTGCTCAAGGATCCGCTGTGGTGGAACGCGGTGTTCTACTCGGTCTTCTACACCGCGATCGCAACCTTCGGGAAATTCGCGCTCGGCTTCTGGCTGGCGCTGCTGCTCAACAACCATTTCCCGCTCAAGAGCCTGATCCGCGCCATCGTGCTGCTGCCGTGGATCGTGCCGACGGTGCTGTCCGCGCTGGCGTTCTGGTGGATCTACGATCCGCAGTTCTCGATCATCTCCTATCTGCTGGTCGACGTGCTGCATCTGCGCTCCAGCAATGTCGACTTCCTCGGCTCGCCCTGGCCGGCGCGGTTCTCGCTGATCGCGGCCAATATCTGGCGCGGCATCCCGTTCGTCGCGATCTCGCTCCTGGCGGGGCTGCAGACCATCTCGCCTTCGCTCTATGAGGCCGCGATGCTCGACGGCGCCACCTCCTGGCAGCGCTTCCGTTACATCACCTTCCCGATGATGATGCCGATCCTGGCGATCGTGATGACGTTCTCGATCATCTTCACCTTCACCGATTTCCAGCTGGTCTACGCCATCACCCGCGGCGGCCCGGTCAACTCGACCCATTTGCTCGCGACGCTGGCGTTCCAGCGCGGCATCGCCGGCGGCGAGCTCGGCGAGGGTGCGGCGATCGCGGTGTCGATGATCCCGTTCCTCGTGTTCGCGACGTTGTTCAGCTACTTCGGCCTCGCGCGCCGCAAATGGCAGCAGGGAGAGGCCAATGACTGACGTTGCAGCCCAATCCTCCAACGTCGCCAGCGCGACGCCCGATACGATGGCGTGGGACTCCCGCGCCCGGCGCGTGGTGATGATCTACCTGCCGCTCGCCTGCTTCATCCTGATCCTGCTGTTCCCGTTCTACTGGATGGCGATCACCTCGTTCAAACCGAACGCGGAGCTCTTGAACTATAAGGAGCACAACCCGTTCTGGATCACCTCGCCGACGCTCGCGCATCTCAAGCATCTGTTGTTCGACACCTCGTATCCGCGCTGGCTGAAGACCACCATGCTGGTCGCGATCGGCTCGACCTTCCTGTCGCTGTTTGCGTCAACGCTCGCCGCCTACGCGATCGAGCGGCTGCGCTTCCGCGGCAGCCCCTATGTCGGCCTTGGCATCTACCTCGCCTATCTGGTGCCGCCGTCGATCCTGTTCATTCCGCTCGCCACCGTGATCGTGCAGTTCGGCCTGTTCGACTCGCCTTTGGCGCTGATCCTGGTCTATCCGACCTTCCTGGTGCCGTTCTGCACCTGGCTCCTGATCGGTTACTTCAAGTCGATCCCCTACGAGCTCGAGGAATGCGCGCTGGTCGACGGCGCGACGCGGCTGCAGATCCTGTGGCGGATCACGCTGCCGCTGGCGGTGCCCGGCCTGATCTCGGCCGGCATCTTCTCCTTCACGCTGTCCTGGAACGAGTTCATCTACGCGCTCGCCTTCATCCAGAGCGGCGCCAACAAGACGGTGCCGGTTGCGATCCTGACCGAGCTCGTCACCGGCGACGTCTACCAGTGGGGGGCGCTGATGGCGGGCTCGCTGCTCGGCTCGCTGCCGGTCGCGCTGTTTTATTCGCTGTTCGTCGACTACTACGTGTCGTCGCTGACGGGGGCGGTGAAGGAGTAGCGGAGCTTCGTCCGCATCGAAGCCAGCTCACTCTATCCCCGTCATCCTGAGGAGCCGCGAAGCGGCGTCTCGAAGGATGCGCGGCCCGGCTAGTGGCCGTCGATCCTTCGAGACGCGCGTTCCGCGCTCCTCAGGATGACGGGGATAGGCTGGTGCGTGGATTGGCGTTGCCTGCCCTACCGCGGCACGAACGCGACCGGCACGCTGAAACCCATCGAGCCCTGCGTGATCTCGGACGGAAATGCCGGAAACGGCTGGGCCTGGCGGATCATCGCCAGCGCCCGCGCGTCGAAGGTCGGATTGCCGGAGGAGCCGCCGAGATGGCTCGACAGCACCTGCCCGCCGCGGCCGAGCGTGAACGCCAGCCGGACCACGCCGTGCTGGCCGTTGCCGCCGGCCGGGTAGGAGTGGAAGCGCAGCAAATGCGCGCGGACGCGGGCGTTGTAGGCCGCGATCGCCGATGCCGCCGCGCCGGCGCTGATTGCAGACGCCGTCGGTGCCTGGCGCTCCGCACGGCTCGGCGCGCTGGTGCGCGGCGCCGGCGTCGCCTCGGACGGCTTCTTGGCCTCGCGGCGCACCACCTTCGGCTTGACCGGTTCGGGCTTCTGCTCCGGAACGACTTTGGTGGGCTCGGGTTTTGGCGGCGTGACCTGCTGCTTCTGCTCCGGTGGCGCGGCGACCTCGGGCTTCTCCTGCAGCGGGGTCGGCGCGATCTCTTCGTGCACGGCCTGCGCAGCGACCGGCTCCGGCGGCGCGGCATCGGCCTCCTGCATCGCGGGGCCCGGCGGCAGTTCGGTCTCTGAAATCTGGGGCGAAGAGGCGATCGGCGTCAGGTCGATCAAGACGGCCGGCACTGTCACGCCCGGCGGCGGTGCCGTGACCCAGGTCATGCCGAGCGCGAGCAGCGCGGCATGCGCGGCCAGGATCGCGGCCGCGGACAGGCCCCAGCGCCGCAGCCGGACTTCATCCCGCGCATCATGAAGGGCAAAGACGTTCATGGAAGTCAGCTGCGCCCGTCGAGGCCGACCAGCGCGATCTTGAGATAGCCGGCGTTGCGCAACAGGTTCATCACCTCCATCAGGTCGCCATAGCTGACCGCCTTGTCGGCGCGCAGGAAGATGCGCTCGTCCTTCTTGCCTTGCGTGGCGCCGTCGAGCGTGGTGGTCAGCGCATCGCGCGCGATCACGTCCTCACCGACGGCGACCGAGAGATCGGGCTTCACGGTGACGAACACCGGCTTGTCCGGCCGCGGCTGCGGCTCGGCGGTCGAGGCCGGCAGATCGACGCCGAGATCGACGGTCGCAAGCGGCGCCGCCACCATGAAGATGATCAGCAGCACCAGCATCACGTCGATGAACGGCGTGACGTTGATCTCATGCGCCTCGACCAGATCGTCGTCACCGCGACGCCGGCCACCGAACGCGCCACTGCTGCCGAGCTTGACGCCCATGTCCTACTCCGCAGCGCGCGCCAGGCGGAACAGGCTGCGATCGCCCTCGCGGCTGATCAGAAGCATCACCATGACGGAGGCGTCGCCGAGCAGCGCGCGGTAGGCCGCGATCGAACGGGTCAGATGATTGTAGATCACGACCGCCGGGATCGCCGCGACCAGCCCGAGCGCGGTCGCAAGCAGCGCCTCGGCGATGCCGGGCGCGACCACCGCGAGATTGGTGGTGTGGGCCTCGGAGATGCCGATGAAGGCATTCATGATGCCCCACACCGTGCCGAACAGGCCGACGAACGGCGCGGTGGCGCCGATGGTGGCGAGTACGCCGGTGCCGCGCGCGATCTGCCGCGACATCGCCGCCTCGACGCGCTCCAGCCGTAGCGCGATGCGCTCCTTGAAGCCGTCGTCGAACATGCCGCTGGAGAGCGCGGCCTCGCGCGACGCCGACTGGACGATCTGCGCCACCGCATCGTCACCGTCGCGGCTCGCCTGCTCGACCTCGGCAAGCTGGGTATCGCGCTCGAGCAGGCCGATCCGCTGCTTCGCGAGCTCGGTCTTGCGGCGGATCTCGACGGTCTTGGCGAGCCAGACCGTCCAGGTGACGAGCGAAGCGAAGGCGAGCCCAATCATCACCGCCTTCACGACGATGTCGGCGCTCTCGAACATGCCCCAGGGCGAGAGGTTGCGCGGCAACAGCGCGGCGTCGGATGCGGCAAGGCTCGCGCCCGGCGACATGCCGAGCGCGCTGGAAGCCACCATCCAGATGCTCCGCCCAAGCCAGCGATGCGACATGGTCGCCTCCCGTCCTTCGTTGGTCTCAGCCCGCTTGCGGCGCGAGGCGGTCCGCCAGCGCGTGGAAGCGCGCCAGCTGATCGCCGCGCAGCGCGCGCGCCTCGTCGCGGCCGACGAACACCTTGAACATGATGCCGCCGTCGAGATTGATGAAGGCGATGAAGGCCGACACCTTGCCCATGAAGGGCCGCTCGACGAAGGCGATCGAAGAACAACGCTCATGCCTGAGGTGGCCGTGCAGGCCCTTCGGCTGCATCAGGTTGAAATAGCCGCGGCCGACCTCGCCTTTCGGAATGGCGCCGGTGAATTCGAAGATCGCGTCATCGGTGTGCACGATCAGCGTCACCTCGCCCCACTCCGCGATGTCCTGCATCGCGGCCGCGAATTCGCCGGCGCCGATCCGCACCATGCTTTCGGGCAGCGCCTCGAGTACCGCGCGCGGCGTCACCTTGCGCTCGCGCGCGACGTCCTCGATGACAGCGCCGGGATTGTCGGCCATGTAGGCCTTCAATCCGGCAAGCTCCGCGTTTTGCACGATCGCCTCCGTTACGCCGGGCTCTTTGCGCGCTCGGTGATCAGCACCTCAAAGCCCTCGAACCTGGGATGGCCGAGATAGAGGCTGCCGCCGGTCTCGTTGCCGGCGCGGGAATGGGCGCGGCGGAACGCATCCGATTTGGTCCAGTCCTCGAACGCCGCCTTGCTGGCCCACACCGTATGGGTCGCATAGAGCGTGTGGTCCTCGGCCTCGGATCCCTTCACCAGATGAAACTCGATGAAGCCGGGCAGATCGCCGAGATAGGATTCGCGGGTCTTCCAGACCGTCTCGAACGCCTGCTCCTTGCCCTTGATCACCTGAAACCGGTTCATTGCGATGAACATGAAAGCCTTCTCCTGTTTGGCGGCGGATGCACGGGATCCTGCCGGTCGATCTCGTTGATATCATGAATGCGCCAAGGAATGCGCCAAGGCCGCGCTGGGGGCACCAGCGCGGCCGGAGCAACCTGGATGGAATGATCGGCGTCTCGCGTTACGCTCCACCTAGGTGAATCCTGAGCCCGGCCTTGTAGACGGTGCCCGGACCGGGGCTCGAGAACAGCACGTCGTTCTGCGTCGTGCCGTCGGTCGAGGAGCCCGGGATCGCATAGGGCCGGTAATACTGGTTCAAGAGGTTGTCGACCGACGCCGTGAAGGTGATGTCCTTGGTGGCGTTCCAGGTCACATAGAGGTTGACCAGCTCGTAGCCGGTCGAGGGCAGATAGCCCGCCGGCAGGTCGTTGTTGGCGCCGAACGACGACCATTGCGCGGCAATGATCAGCGAGCGGTCGAGCAGGCGGACGCCGCCCGTCGTCGTCACCTTGCGCGGCGTGATGGTGGCGAGGCCGACGTTGGTCTGGGTGTTCCGGCCGCGCATCAGATGGCCGGCGACGCCAAGGAACCAGTCGCCCGCATCATACATCGTCTCGAGCTCGAAGCCCTCGATGCGGGCGTGAGCGATGTTCTGGTACTGGTAGAACTGGCTGAACGGACCGAATGGTGTCAGGGTGGGTGCCGACGCGACGAGGTCGATATAGCCGTCGATATCGTTGCGGAACAAATTGATCTTGCCGCGGAAGGAGTCCTTCGCCGAGAAGATGCCATCATATTTCAGGTTGATGCCGACTTCCTTGTTCTTGCCGACCTCGGGCCGCAGCGCCGGGTTGGGCAGGAAGCAGAACAGGCCGCTGGTACCATCAGGGCAATTGAACAGCGCCGGCCCGCCGCCGGTGGCGTGGCCACCCGCGATCAGGGTCTCAGTGATCGACGGCGCGCGATAGCCCTCGGCATAGCTTGCATAGGGTGTGAAGCCTGCAACCTGCGTCACGCCGACCGTGATCTTCGGCGACAGCCGGTCGCCGCTGGTCGTGGTGTTGATCGAGTTGAGCTCGTAGTGATCGTAGCGCACGGCGCTGACGAGCTCGAGCCAGGTCGAATAGTTCTGCTTCAGCTGCACGAAGCCGCCGGACACCGTGCGCTGGCCGCCCGGCGTCGTGATGCTGGAATTGCCGCGGGAATCGAAGGTCTCGACATCGTCGCGGAAGGCGTCGAAACCGTAGGTCACGGCGTTGCGCCAGTCGCCGAAATTGAAGCGCGAGGTGTTGTTGACGTCGATACCCACGGTGTCGAGCGAATAGCCGCGCTTGTCGCCGACGCAGCCGGAGATGTTGTTGCCGGGATTGGCGAGCGTGCAGACGCCGCCGCCGGTGGTGATGCGGTTGTTGTAGGTCTTGACCTGGTCGTTGTCGGTGCGGTTGCCGTAGACCGAGATATTCCA
It includes:
- a CDS encoding Bug family tripartite tricarboxylate transporter substrate binding protein produces the protein MIMGLRRCWCLAAAAAAVLVAISETALAQTYPTRNITLVLPFAAGSGTDTTTRLISKELGVALGVGMVIDNRAGANGSIAANYVARSAPDGYTLFVTTNTTHSANPYLLKTMNYDPIKDFTPIARTGDLPFMLVIHPDIPANSVAELIALAKKEPGKYTYASGSSSASVSGATFARLAGIDLLHVPYKSSPPALTDVIAGRISMMFIDVPTGLPHVNAKALKPLAVTTKRKSALLPDLPTMDDTVKGFDITSWQGYLGPANLPKDVVVKLNAEIRKIVERPDIKNQLAERGMEAFSGTPEEFEAFLKEQLVLWEKLIADAGIEKQ
- a CDS encoding methyl-accepting chemotaxis protein, which gives rise to MKLSNMKITPKLGILVGVALIGLCTAGILAINLMQREMTNARIDQAKAMVEMAKNMAAGLKKDVDAGKMTKEAALAEFGKRANTMTYDNGAGYLFGTDYNGITVLAPDPKQVGTNRMDVVTNGRKLSQELMDGVKSKGEILLFYEYVKPGQETPIRKVGYAVAVPGFDMYLGTGAYLEDIDAKMRPIAWLLGLAILGIGIISGSVAWLIGRSISRPLNLLGSRMRDIADGKLDGDIPGVGRGDEVGGMAATVQIFKDNAVRIRGLEQAEAETQARATTERRSAMENIASDFERSVNGIVRTVASAAAGMQTTAQSMTATASDASARAATVGAASDSASNNVGTVAAAAEELSSSVAEISRQVARSSEVASQAVADAERTNATVQALSTGAEKIGEVVKLIHSIAAQTNLLALNATIEAARAGESGRGFAVVASEVKALANQTAKATEEISAQVAAMQASTGEAVTSIGGITATIAQMSEITASISTAIDQQGDATREIARNIQQVAAGSSEISAHIGGVTTAAAATGTAAGDVLSNARELDTQSGMLRNAVDEFLQKVRAA
- a CDS encoding C-terminal binding protein — encoded protein: MSKFRVLTPKGASFTVAGGGYDYEREALDPIGAEIVEAPANEAEFIAAARTADAIYAKGMPITKAVIDALENCKVITLGSVGVDSVDVKAATARGIPVTNIPDTFIEEVADHAMMLLLAGFRRLIEQDKMVRSGRWPEGRPALLKIPRLMGQTLGFISFGRVARAVAKRAAPFGLRMMAYDPFIQETLMYDHGVIPSTLSEVLSQSDFVSMHAPARPEVHHMLTEKHFRQMKKSAIFINTGRGATVDEESLVKALQEGWIAHAALDVLEKEPPSHNNPMLGMDNVTLTAHVASASARFDEARKRRVGYELSLVLQGMWPVSCVNPSVLQNTALRRWQPVSMDRGPNS
- a CDS encoding ABC transporter substrate-binding protein, translated to MKYEITRRDALALGASAAALAVTGASAQEASKVKAADVAAPSLPIEKGATLRMLRPVRFVQADEDVFRANAKRFTDKTGVEVKVDFVGWEDINQQTAVTSNSGAGPDIIIGFGDAPHIYIDKLIELTDVADYLDKRYGGWLTLARRYGMRSKSKSWVGLPFGASGGPLVYRKSLVNAAGFDKVPEDHAGILDLCKKLKAAGKPAGFALGNAVGDGNGFANWLLWSHNAALLDEEGNIIINSKETIAALKYLKELYPNFIAGTPSWNDVSNNRAYSSQEIGLTANGVSLYFSLKNDPATKAVAEDTQHQFLPKGLAPVSPMSGLTLNAMAFKHSPYPNAAKAFLQFMLEHEQYEPWLNANSGYWSQPLAAYADAAVWSGDPKVAIFKDTMKSPYYNGYKGPISTATGAVNADYVLVQMCASVATDAATPEAAAAEAEQRAKRYFRRQGR
- a CDS encoding carbohydrate ABC transporter permease, which encodes MSVTTLPSRGHALHQPGWVARLFDYKPFLIVMCLAPAIGLLLVFLTYPLGLGIWLAFTDTTIGQRGVYIGLENFQYLLKDPLWWNAVFYSVFYTAIATFGKFALGFWLALLLNNHFPLKSLIRAIVLLPWIVPTVLSALAFWWIYDPQFSIISYLLVDVLHLRSSNVDFLGSPWPARFSLIAANIWRGIPFVAISLLAGLQTISPSLYEAAMLDGATSWQRFRYITFPMMMPILAIVMTFSIIFTFTDFQLVYAITRGGPVNSTHLLATLAFQRGIAGGELGEGAAIAVSMIPFLVFATLFSYFGLARRKWQQGEAND
- a CDS encoding carbohydrate ABC transporter permease — protein: MAWDSRARRVVMIYLPLACFILILLFPFYWMAITSFKPNAELLNYKEHNPFWITSPTLAHLKHLLFDTSYPRWLKTTMLVAIGSTFLSLFASTLAAYAIERLRFRGSPYVGLGIYLAYLVPPSILFIPLATVIVQFGLFDSPLALILVYPTFLVPFCTWLLIGYFKSIPYELEECALVDGATRLQILWRITLPLAVPGLISAGIFSFTLSWNEFIYALAFIQSGANKTVPVAILTELVTGDVYQWGALMAGSLLGSLPVALFYSLFVDYYVSSLTGAVKE
- a CDS encoding TonB family protein, with protein sequence MNVFALHDARDEVRLRRWGLSAAAILAAHAALLALGMTWVTAPPPGVTVPAVLIDLTPIASSPQISETELPPGPAMQEADAAPPEPVAAQAVHEEIAPTPLQEKPEVAAPPEQKQQVTPPKPEPTKVVPEQKPEPVKPKVVRREAKKPSEATPAPRTSAPSRAERQAPTASAISAGAAASAIAAYNARVRAHLLRFHSYPAGGNGQHGVVRLAFTLGRGGQVLSSHLGGSSGNPTFDARALAMIRQAQPFPAFPSEITQGSMGFSVPVAFVPR
- the exbD gene encoding TonB system transport protein ExbD yields the protein MGVKLGSSGAFGGRRRGDDDLVEAHEINVTPFIDVMLVLLIIFMVAAPLATVDLGVDLPASTAEPQPRPDKPVFVTVKPDLSVAVGEDVIARDALTTTLDGATQGKKDERIFLRADKAVSYGDLMEVMNLLRNAGYLKIALVGLDGRS